A part of Dehalogenimonas sp. W genomic DNA contains:
- the carB gene encoding carbamoyl-phosphate synthase large subunit, with translation MTKPSKVLIIGSGPIIIGQAAEFDYAGTQACKAMREEGVTSVLVNSNPATIMTDEEIADVVYIEPLTVEAVTRIIERERPDGLLPTLGGQTGLNLAVDLADAGVLEKFNVRVLGTPIETIRKAEDRELFKRLLDSIGEYQAPSKTVTNLTDARQVAADMGLPLIIRPAYTMGGTGGGIAQTMDEFEEIASGGIAASPIHQILVEKSLAGWKEIEYEVMRDAADNCITVCNMENFDPVGIHTGDSIVIAPSQTLTNKEYQMLRTASIKIIRALGIEGGCNIQYALDPVSDNYYVIEVNPRVSRSSALASKATGYPIARVAAKIAVGKTLDEIPNAVTGKTAASFEPALDYVVVKIPRWPFDKFATGDRIINTQMKATGEVMAIDRTFESALQKAVRSLEFGKKSILWEDPEWTMGDDISGYPLKPTDIRLWAIMAALRRGITPEQIFEVTRIDLWFLNKLLNIVGMEKRLLSETLNPELMRQAKRLGFGDSQIGTLADRLPEQVREQRKQWGILPTYKMVDTCAAEFDAETPYFYSTYESENEAVPDNCDKALVVGSGPIRIGQGIEFDYCSVHAAMALSQAGYQSIMANSNPETVSTDFDTSNRLYFEPLDTESVRDILDNEDAGCDRATASIVQFGGQTAINLADPLTKNGNPIIGSSSETIDLAEDRRRFEAFLSELDIPQAPGAGVTTLDEGLKVADLIGYPVVVRPSYVLGGQAMEIVNDATELVRFMKYAMDLQTGHPVLIDKYLIGKEVEVDAIADGDRVLIPGIMEHIERAGVHSGDSMAVYPGLNLSETETVTIVDYTTRIGLGLNIRGLMNIQFVITKEEGQSKVYILEVNPRGSRTVPFLSKVTGVPMVDVAVNIMLGRSLKEQGYEGGLWPAKPLVAIKAPVFSMSKLVGVDTYLGPEMKSTGEVMGIDHDFNGALIKALTAAGLALPAEGNILLSIADRDKAEALPLIRKLHNAGYHFYATEGTAAMIETAGLPVKLISKKLSEGHPNIVDIVRNGTVNSVINTATGDRTPLRDGFHIRRAAAEKRVPCYTSLDTARVAIDSISNKGCRYNIKPLTEYRDG, from the coding sequence ATGACTAAACCGTCTAAAGTTTTAATCATCGGCTCCGGACCGATTATCATCGGCCAGGCGGCGGAGTTTGACTACGCCGGTACGCAAGCGTGCAAAGCCATGCGTGAAGAAGGCGTTACCAGCGTCCTGGTAAACTCCAATCCGGCCACCATCATGACTGACGAAGAAATCGCTGATGTCGTCTACATTGAACCGCTGACGGTGGAGGCGGTAACCCGCATTATTGAACGGGAACGGCCTGACGGACTGCTGCCGACCCTGGGCGGACAGACCGGCTTGAATCTGGCGGTGGACCTGGCTGATGCCGGGGTACTGGAAAAATTCAACGTCCGCGTGTTGGGAACACCGATTGAAACCATCCGCAAAGCCGAGGACCGGGAACTTTTCAAACGGTTGCTGGATTCAATCGGCGAATATCAGGCACCATCCAAAACAGTGACCAACCTTACTGATGCCAGGCAAGTTGCGGCGGACATGGGTCTGCCGCTCATCATCCGTCCCGCCTACACGATGGGCGGCACCGGCGGCGGTATAGCTCAGACCATGGATGAATTTGAAGAGATTGCCAGCGGCGGCATCGCGGCCTCGCCGATACATCAGATACTGGTGGAAAAATCGCTGGCCGGTTGGAAAGAGATTGAATATGAGGTGATGCGGGATGCTGCGGATAATTGCATCACCGTCTGCAACATGGAAAATTTTGACCCGGTGGGCATTCATACCGGCGATTCCATCGTCATCGCCCCTTCCCAAACACTGACAAACAAGGAATACCAGATGCTGCGGACGGCCAGCATCAAGATAATCCGGGCGCTGGGCATTGAAGGCGGCTGTAACATCCAATACGCGCTGGACCCGGTGTCCGACAACTATTACGTCATTGAAGTCAATCCCCGAGTCAGCCGCAGTTCGGCTCTGGCCTCCAAGGCTACCGGCTATCCTATTGCCCGGGTGGCCGCCAAGATAGCAGTAGGTAAAACGCTGGACGAAATACCCAACGCAGTGACCGGAAAAACAGCCGCGTCCTTTGAACCGGCGCTGGATTATGTGGTGGTCAAGATACCCCGCTGGCCGTTTGACAAATTCGCCACCGGCGACCGTATTATCAACACCCAAATGAAGGCCACCGGCGAGGTCATGGCCATTGACCGCACCTTTGAGTCCGCACTGCAAAAGGCGGTGCGTTCCCTGGAATTCGGTAAAAAATCTATCCTATGGGAAGACCCGGAATGGACGATGGGCGACGACATCTCAGGTTATCCCCTGAAGCCGACCGATATCCGGTTATGGGCGATTATGGCGGCACTCCGGCGCGGCATCACCCCTGAACAGATATTTGAAGTTACCAGAATTGACCTGTGGTTCCTCAACAAACTGCTCAATATCGTCGGTATGGAAAAACGCCTCCTGTCGGAAACGCTCAATCCGGAGCTGATGCGACAAGCCAAACGACTGGGTTTCGGTGACAGCCAGATCGGCACTTTAGCCGACCGGTTGCCGGAGCAGGTCAGAGAACAGCGCAAGCAGTGGGGCATTCTGCCGACTTACAAGATGGTGGATACCTGCGCCGCAGAGTTTGATGCCGAAACGCCATACTTTTACTCCACTTATGAGTCTGAGAACGAAGCCGTACCGGACAATTGTGACAAAGCGCTGGTGGTCGGCTCCGGCCCAATCCGCATTGGTCAGGGTATTGAGTTTGACTATTGCTCGGTTCACGCGGCGATGGCTTTATCACAGGCCGGCTACCAGTCAATCATGGCCAACTCCAATCCGGAAACAGTGTCAACCGATTTTGATACCTCCAATCGGCTGTACTTTGAACCGTTAGACACCGAAAGCGTGCGCGACATTCTGGATAACGAAGACGCCGGATGTGACCGGGCTACCGCTTCCATCGTCCAATTCGGCGGACAGACGGCCATCAATCTGGCAGACCCGCTGACTAAAAACGGCAACCCTATTATCGGTTCTTCGTCCGAAACTATTGACCTGGCCGAAGACCGCCGCCGCTTTGAGGCCTTCCTGTCTGAGCTGGATATTCCTCAGGCGCCCGGAGCCGGAGTAACGACCCTGGACGAAGGTTTGAAGGTAGCGGACCTGATCGGCTATCCGGTGGTGGTGCGACCAAGTTATGTACTAGGCGGTCAGGCCATGGAAATCGTCAACGATGCCACTGAACTGGTCAGGTTCATGAAATATGCTATGGATCTGCAGACCGGTCACCCGGTGCTGATTGATAAATATCTCATTGGCAAAGAGGTGGAAGTAGATGCCATCGCCGATGGCGACCGGGTGCTGATCCCCGGCATCATGGAGCATATTGAACGTGCCGGAGTTCATTCCGGTGATTCCATGGCAGTTTATCCCGGTTTGAACCTGTCGGAGACCGAAACCGTCACCATCGTTGATTACACCACCCGTATCGGCCTGGGTTTGAATATTCGCGGATTGATGAATATCCAGTTTGTAATTACCAAAGAAGAAGGACAAAGCAAGGTGTATATTCTGGAGGTCAACCCCCGGGGGTCCCGCACCGTACCTTTCTTGTCCAAGGTTACCGGTGTACCGATGGTAGACGTTGCTGTTAATATCATGCTTGGTCGCAGTCTGAAGGAACAGGGGTACGAAGGCGGTCTGTGGCCGGCCAAACCACTGGTGGCCATCAAGGCGCCGGTGTTCTCCATGTCCAAACTGGTCGGCGTTGATACCTACCTCGGCCCGGAGATGAAGTCCACCGGTGAGGTGATGGGGATAGACCACGATTTCAATGGAGCCTTAATTAAGGCGTTAACGGCCGCCGGTCTGGCGCTGCCCGCCGAAGGCAACATCCTGCTGTCCATCGCCGACCGCGACAAGGCTGAAGCTCTGCCGCTGATCCGTAAACTTCACAACGCCGGCTATCATTTTTACGCTACTGAGGGCACCGCCGCTATGATAGAAACCGCCGGTTTACCGGTAAAGTTGATTTCCAAGAAACTGTCTGAAGGCCACCCGAACATTGTGGACATCGTCAGGAACGGAACGGTCAACAGCGTCATCAACACCGCTACCGGCGACCGTACTCCGCTCAGGGACGGGTTTCATATCCGTCGGGCGGCGGCGGAAAAGCGCGTTCCCTGCTATACATCACTGGATACGGCGCGGGTGGCAATTGACTCCATCAGCAATAAAGGTTGCCGCTATAATATCAAACCACTTACGGAATACCGCGATGGTTGA
- a CDS encoding dihydroorotate dehydrogenase electron transfer subunit produces the protein MVDAKPVLIQARITANNPVMPGVFQLKLRCPEIVTAARPGQFVMIKCGADRLLRRPISISGTDIATGEISLLIAAVGKGTDWLAQRTTGEHLDVLGPLGRGFSLEPGADKVLLIGGGMGIAPLNFLAEQAAAMGKAVTLVLGARTGAMLCPASHLPEVNERVLCTEDASVGIKGRVTECPDDYIAAAAQIFACGPLPMYRALAKDPRFNSGNIQVSLEVRMACGTGLCYGCTINTRGGLRQVCRHGPVFNMNDILWEELADL, from the coding sequence ATGGTTGATGCTAAACCGGTGCTCATTCAGGCACGGATAACGGCAAACAATCCGGTGATGCCCGGGGTCTTCCAGTTAAAGCTGCGTTGTCCTGAGATTGTTACTGCGGCACGGCCGGGGCAGTTCGTCATGATCAAATGCGGTGCTGACAGGCTGCTGCGCCGCCCGATTAGTATCTCCGGCACGGATATCGCCACCGGTGAAATAAGCCTGCTTATCGCCGCCGTCGGCAAAGGTACCGATTGGCTGGCGCAGCGAACGACCGGCGAACATTTGGATGTCCTCGGCCCGCTGGGTCGGGGTTTCAGCCTTGAGCCGGGCGCGGATAAGGTACTACTTATCGGCGGCGGCATGGGTATTGCCCCGCTCAATTTTCTGGCTGAGCAGGCTGCGGCTATGGGCAAAGCTGTCACCCTGGTTCTAGGTGCCCGTACCGGCGCCATGTTATGCCCGGCTTCCCACCTCCCGGAGGTGAATGAGCGTGTGCTGTGTACCGAAGACGCGTCAGTGGGCATCAAAGGCCGTGTAACTGAATGTCCCGATGATTATATTGCCGCAGCCGCTCAGATTTTTGCCTGCGGCCCTCTGCCGATGTACCGGGCACTGGCTAAGGATCCCCGTTTTAACTCCGGCAACATTCAGGTGTCGCTGGAAGTGCGCATGGCCTGCGGCACCGGCTTGTGTTACGGTTGCACCATCAATACCCGCGGTGGCCTCAGGCAAGTTTGCCGTCACGGCCCGGTTTTCAATATGAACGATATTCTCTGGGAAGAACTGGCGGATCTGTAA
- a CDS encoding aminoacetone oxidase family FAD-binding enzyme, which translates to MCRYIFRHFTHLRKDNIKSVNPIQEPHRSGRVIVIGGGAAGLMAAGRAAELGADVTIIERMEAPGKKLLITGKGRCNITNSAPLKEFLNAFGPNGRFLYGAFHRFFRDDLLDLMRRYGVETEVERGGRVFPASDAAADVVAALLSYVNNGAAIKLNTRAAAIEHDDQGVTGVRLETGELLKAGAVILAAGGSSFPATGSAGDGFRLARIAGHRVNKLYPALVPLVLKEMGFAQACQGVSLANVRLTAFGCDRTAVPDMTINYDYGRGTKHEKPPVPMIESRFGEMLFTHFGIGGPITLLMSQAVARALDDGPVTIVIDLKPALTNKVLDARLQREFAAAPRRQLPALLRQLLPEKMVEPIAILSTIPPGRTAATITAEERHGLVKLLKNLSFEVKTPLPLTAAMVTAGGVELTEIDPRSMSSKLLNGLYLAGEVLDLDADTGGYNLQAAFSTGWVAGEAAAAFARQQ; encoded by the coding sequence GTGTGCCGATATATATTCCGGCATTTTACCCATCTCAGAAAGGATAATATTAAATCTGTGAATCCCATCCAAGAACCTCACCGGTCAGGGCGCGTTATCGTTATCGGCGGCGGGGCAGCCGGATTGATGGCTGCCGGACGTGCGGCCGAACTGGGCGCCGATGTTACTATAATTGAACGAATGGAAGCTCCGGGTAAAAAACTGCTGATTACCGGCAAAGGCCGCTGCAACATCACTAATTCTGCGCCGCTTAAGGAGTTCCTGAACGCCTTCGGCCCTAACGGCCGGTTTCTTTATGGCGCTTTTCATCGTTTCTTCCGTGATGACCTGCTGGATTTGATGCGTCGGTACGGGGTAGAAACTGAAGTTGAACGCGGCGGTCGCGTCTTCCCCGCATCGGATGCCGCAGCCGACGTGGTCGCAGCGTTGTTATCTTATGTCAACAATGGGGCAGCCATTAAACTTAACACCCGGGCAGCCGCCATTGAACACGATGACCAGGGGGTGACCGGCGTCCGCCTGGAAACCGGCGAATTATTAAAAGCCGGAGCCGTGATTCTGGCAGCCGGCGGAAGTTCTTTCCCGGCTACAGGTTCCGCCGGAGACGGCTTCCGGCTGGCCCGCATTGCCGGTCACCGGGTGAATAAATTATACCCGGCACTGGTGCCCCTGGTGCTCAAAGAAATGGGGTTCGCCCAGGCTTGCCAGGGGGTCAGTCTGGCCAACGTCCGTTTGACCGCCTTCGGCTGTGACCGGACAGCAGTGCCTGATATGACCATCAACTATGATTACGGCCGCGGCACCAAACACGAAAAACCTCCGGTTCCCATGATTGAAAGCCGCTTCGGAGAGATGTTGTTTACCCACTTCGGCATCGGCGGGCCGATAACCCTGCTAATGAGTCAGGCGGTTGCCAGGGCGCTGGACGATGGCCCGGTCACAATAGTTATTGACCTCAAGCCGGCGCTGACCAATAAGGTTTTGGACGCCAGACTGCAACGGGAATTTGCCGCCGCTCCCCGGCGGCAGTTACCGGCCCTGTTGCGCCAGCTTTTACCGGAAAAGATGGTGGAACCCATTGCCATTCTTTCCACCATCCCTCCGGGCAGAACGGCCGCCACCATCACCGCCGAAGAACGCCACGGACTGGTAAAACTGCTTAAAAACCTGTCTTTTGAAGTCAAAACACCGCTGCCGCTGACCGCAGCCATGGTGACCGCCGGCGGAGTGGAACTAACTGAGATTGACCCGCGCAGCATGTCTTCCAAACTGCTGAACGGACTTTATCTGGCTGGAGAGGTACTGGATCTTGATGCCGACACCGGCGGTTATAACCTCCAGGCGGCTTTTTCTACCGGCTGGGTCGCGGGAGAAGCCGCGGCGGCTTTTGCCCGGCAGCAATAG
- a CDS encoding ATP-dependent 6-phosphofructokinase, which translates to MKKIAVLTSGGDAPGMNAAIRAVTRCGIAAGWKVIGVNHGYTGLINGDFRLLGPRDVSGIIQAGGTMLGSSRSLEFETEAGRQQALSKLKDQEIDALVVIGGNGSQIGAHLLHQAGFPVVGVASTIDNDLYGTDQSIGVDTALNIALEAIDRLKVTASSHQRAHIVEVMGRHQGYLALMAGIAGGAEYVVLPEIGTSPEHIAEAIKTSYHRGKSHCLIVVAEGAHWNAQKLLHHFNNNTELGFSLRATILGHVQRGGAPTAFDRLLATRTGAAAVTELENGQAGLLLGLSCGEIKATPLEAVAGNRKQLDLSLLEIAAKLAG; encoded by the coding sequence ATGAAAAAGATAGCCGTGCTGACCAGCGGCGGAGACGCGCCGGGCATGAACGCCGCCATCCGGGCGGTAACTCGTTGCGGTATCGCCGCCGGTTGGAAAGTCATCGGCGTTAACCACGGGTATACCGGTCTTATTAACGGTGACTTCCGCCTTCTGGGCCCCCGGGATGTTTCCGGAATCATTCAAGCCGGCGGCACCATGTTGGGCTCCAGCCGCTCACTGGAGTTTGAAACTGAGGCCGGACGACAGCAAGCTCTCAGTAAACTTAAAGATCAGGAAATAGATGCCCTGGTGGTCATCGGCGGCAACGGCTCGCAGATCGGGGCCCACCTGTTGCATCAGGCCGGTTTCCCGGTGGTCGGTGTGGCGTCCACTATTGATAACGACCTGTATGGTACCGACCAGAGCATCGGCGTGGATACGGCACTGAATATCGCACTAGAAGCCATTGATCGCTTGAAGGTTACCGCCTCATCCCACCAGCGGGCGCATATCGTAGAGGTCATGGGGCGGCATCAGGGTTATCTGGCGCTGATGGCCGGTATCGCCGGTGGTGCCGAATATGTGGTGTTGCCGGAGATAGGCACCAGCCCGGAGCATATCGCCGAGGCCATTAAAACCAGCTACCACCGCGGAAAATCCCACTGCCTGATCGTGGTAGCCGAAGGTGCACACTGGAACGCCCAGAAATTACTGCATCATTTCAACAACAATACCGAACTGGGATTTTCCCTGCGAGCCACCATTCTAGGGCACGTCCAGCGAGGCGGTGCACCGACCGCTTTTGACCGTCTACTGGCCACCCGCACCGGCGCGGCGGCGGTGACCGAACTGGAAAACGGCCAGGCCGGATTGCTGCTGGGTTTGTCTTGCGGTGAAATTAAGGCTACGCCGTTGGAAGCGGTTGCCGGGAACCGGAAACAACTGGACCTGTCGCTGTTGGAAATAGCGGCAAAACTGGCGGGATAG
- a CDS encoding ornithine cyclodeaminase family protein, with the protein MTTLILTRRDVAHLLTMPETLSAVEGAFSAYASGTALMPPKAYLTLDNGDFRAMPAAVPGAAGMKWINVHLGNSSIGLPSIMGIIIYSDPNTGYPLAIMDGTEITAYRTGAAAAIASRQLAKRDARVLGLIGAGHQADTQIKAHLEYFQFDEIRVFDRSPESAGRLVERFPELPLTVTSLENVCGADIICTLTPSRTPFLKYRWLKPGAHINAIGADASGKQELEFEVLLNARVVVDDVYQATHAGELNMSIAAGTFNESRIYATLGELTAGLKTGRTEDETITVFDSTGLAIQDIACARYIYYKAGQQGAGQAFDLIGV; encoded by the coding sequence ATGACAACACTTATTCTGACCCGCCGCGATGTTGCCCACCTGCTTACCATGCCGGAAACACTTAGTGCCGTTGAAGGAGCCTTTTCCGCCTACGCCAGCGGTACCGCACTGATGCCGCCCAAAGCCTACCTAACTCTGGACAACGGTGATTTCCGCGCCATGCCCGCCGCGGTGCCGGGGGCGGCCGGCATGAAATGGATTAATGTCCACCTGGGAAACAGTAGCATAGGCTTACCCAGCATCATGGGGATTATTATCTACTCCGATCCGAACACCGGCTATCCGTTGGCCATAATGGATGGGACCGAAATCACCGCCTACCGCACCGGGGCCGCCGCGGCCATCGCCAGTCGCCAACTGGCCAAAAGAGACGCACGGGTGCTGGGACTAATCGGTGCCGGACACCAGGCTGATACCCAGATTAAAGCCCATCTGGAATATTTTCAATTTGATGAGATACGCGTCTTTGACCGCTCTCCGGAATCCGCCGGGCGTTTAGTGGAGCGCTTCCCTGAACTGCCCCTTACCGTAACCAGCCTAGAGAACGTCTGCGGCGCCGATATCATCTGCACACTGACGCCGTCAAGGACGCCATTTCTGAAGTACCGCTGGCTGAAACCGGGAGCCCACATCAACGCCATCGGCGCTGATGCATCGGGCAAGCAGGAATTGGAATTTGAGGTACTGCTGAACGCCAGAGTTGTCGTTGATGACGTCTACCAGGCCACTCACGCCGGCGAACTAAATATGTCCATCGCCGCAGGCACCTTCAACGAAAGCCGAATATACGCCACGCTGGGCGAATTGACCGCCGGATTAAAGACCGGTCGTACTGAGGATGAAACTATCACGGTGTTTGATTCCACCGGTCTGGCCATTCAGGATATCGCCTGCGCCCGGTATATCTATTACAAAGCCGGACAACAGGGTGCTGGCCAGGCTTTTGACCTGATCGGCGTCTGA
- a CDS encoding PAS domain S-box protein, with amino-acid sequence MKQDHSEKLPSVAPDSRQAEGPCRTILDNAPDAIILWEFCGADQPFRIVEANRSACERFGYSRQEMLGLTGRELNAPDSYINVGDISRLLSERGYAVYEMAHLSKDGRRIPAEVAGQQFQLDGKTMVVSVIRDITERKRLELRNQGLTSFPLANPNPVLRVNPDGKITFANPASAPLLVQWQPGTDGRLPAPWPDIIGEVFRSGCRKITEITCRNQVFSLTLNPDVENSYINLYALDITDRRRMEDEIKEKRDFLERLNDSLPEAVFNLDHPGHRIVYVNQQVSKIYGYTPRECLGQTMEFLFNSPEDFQDYDGELTRSIERDEHYRAFELFQQNKNGERFPCEIIQNFTHRPDGSLGIIIIVRDISERRQAQAEIEIYQHHLEDMVLERTRELELEIKSRLKAEAELRELFERERSLSTELKKQIEERLLFTRGLVHELKTPLTPLITASDYLEQHLNDDTARSFAHNIHTGALNMEKRVNELLDLAQGEVGTLKIHPSRFNLNELLVSIVGYMRPDAERRNQRLELNLPEQQLFLNADPDRLRQVISNLLANSFKFTRRGGWVKLTVEEEEESVVISVTDNGSGIDESEQPFVFQAYHRGQTSEKSRLSGLGLGLTLSRMFVELHGGRIWFESSKGEGSTFYVKVPINKQGEKDENTHR; translated from the coding sequence GTGAAACAAGACCATTCCGAAAAGCTACCGTCGGTTGCGCCTGATTCCCGCCAAGCGGAGGGTCCCTGCCGTACAATCCTGGATAACGCCCCTGATGCCATAATCCTCTGGGAGTTCTGCGGGGCTGACCAGCCTTTCCGTATTGTTGAAGCCAATAGAAGTGCCTGCGAACGATTTGGCTATAGCCGCCAGGAAATGTTAGGCCTGACCGGCCGGGAATTGAATGCACCGGATAGTTACATCAATGTCGGTGACATATCCCGACTCTTGTCTGAACGGGGCTACGCCGTCTACGAGATGGCGCATCTGAGCAAAGACGGACGGCGCATTCCTGCCGAGGTCGCCGGTCAGCAGTTCCAACTTGACGGCAAAACCATGGTCGTGTCCGTCATCCGGGATATTACCGAGCGAAAACGATTGGAACTGCGCAATCAGGGGTTGACTTCCTTCCCACTGGCCAACCCCAATCCAGTGTTACGGGTCAACCCGGATGGTAAAATCACCTTCGCCAATCCAGCCTCCGCGCCTTTGCTTGTACAATGGCAACCCGGCACCGACGGCCGGTTGCCGGCCCCATGGCCTGATATTATCGGTGAAGTGTTCCGCTCCGGTTGCCGGAAGATAACGGAAATCACCTGCCGCAACCAGGTATTTTCCTTAACCCTGAATCCGGACGTAGAAAATAGCTACATCAACCTTTACGCCCTTGACATTACTGATCGCCGGCGGATGGAAGACGAAATCAAGGAAAAGCGGGATTTTCTGGAGCGCCTGAATGACTCACTGCCGGAAGCTGTTTTTAACCTGGATCACCCGGGACACCGGATAGTATACGTTAATCAGCAGGTCAGTAAGATATACGGATATACTCCCCGGGAATGCCTCGGCCAGACAATGGAGTTCCTGTTTAACTCGCCGGAGGATTTCCAAGATTATGACGGTGAATTAACCCGGTCCATTGAACGTGATGAACATTACCGGGCTTTTGAGTTGTTCCAGCAGAACAAAAACGGAGAGCGATTTCCCTGCGAAATTATCCAGAACTTTACCCATCGGCCGGACGGTTCTCTGGGAATCATCATCATTGTCCGGGACATCAGCGAGCGCCGGCAAGCCCAGGCGGAAATTGAAATTTACCAACATCATCTGGAAGACATGGTTCTGGAACGAACCCGGGAACTGGAGCTGGAGATAAAATCCCGGTTGAAAGCCGAGGCGGAACTTAGAGAACTGTTTGAAAGAGAACGTTCCCTGAGTACGGAACTAAAAAAGCAAATTGAGGAACGATTGCTGTTCACCCGCGGCCTGGTGCATGAACTGAAAACGCCGCTGACGCCGCTGATTACCGCGTCTGATTATCTGGAACAACATCTAAACGATGACACTGCCCGCAGTTTCGCTCATAACATTCATACCGGCGCTTTGAATATGGAAAAAAGGGTCAACGAATTACTGGACCTGGCTCAAGGCGAAGTGGGCACGCTGAAAATCCATCCGTCCCGATTTAACCTGAATGAACTCCTGGTCAGTATCGTGGGATATATGCGGCCGGATGCCGAACGGCGGAACCAGCGGTTGGAACTGAACCTGCCGGAGCAGCAATTATTCCTCAATGCCGACCCCGACCGTTTGCGTCAGGTGATTTCCAATTTACTGGCCAATTCCTTCAAGTTCACCCGGCGCGGCGGCTGGGTCAAACTGACGGTTGAAGAAGAAGAAGAATCCGTGGTAATCAGTGTCACAGACAATGGTTCCGGCATTGACGAATCCGAACAACCCTTTGTTTTCCAGGCCTATCATCGCGGTCAGACTTCGGAAAAAAGCCGCTTAAGCGGCCTGGGATTGGGCTTGACCCTTTCCCGGATGTTCGTGGAACTCCACGGCGGACGGATCTGGTTTGAATCAAGCAAAGGCGAAGGCAGCACCTTTTATGTCAAAGTCCCCATCAATAAGCAAGGAGAAAAAGATGAAAATACTCATCGTTGA
- a CDS encoding response regulator transcription factor, with product MKILIVEDDSAIVELVSLCLKVSWPEAHILYAGLAEEGLELAEQENPDLIILDLGLPDKSGLELLKELRQSSAVPVIILTVRNEESDVVRGLELGADDYITKPFRQMEFVSRAKALLRRQKAVDTSLPITIGPLHFSASRRQITGNCKSIRVTNTEGKMLYLLAQNRGKAVSHDAISLAIWGETTPDAANSIRVHMRNLRQKLAQLDLGDLIATRSGAGYLMKK from the coding sequence ATGAAAATACTCATCGTTGAAGATGACAGCGCCATCGTGGAACTGGTCAGCCTGTGCCTCAAAGTCAGCTGGCCGGAGGCCCACATCCTTTACGCCGGTCTGGCGGAGGAGGGGCTTGAACTCGCCGAACAGGAAAACCCGGACCTGATCATACTGGATCTGGGTTTGCCGGACAAAAGCGGCCTGGAGCTGCTCAAGGAACTGCGTCAGAGTTCGGCGGTACCGGTGATTATCCTGACGGTGAGGAACGAGGAATCTGATGTCGTCCGGGGCTTGGAACTTGGCGCCGACGACTACATCACCAAACCGTTCCGGCAGATGGAGTTCGTATCCCGCGCCAAGGCCTTATTGAGACGCCAGAAAGCCGTGGACACCAGTTTGCCTATTACTATCGGCCCGTTGCATTTTTCAGCGTCCCGCCGCCAGATTACCGGTAACTGTAAAAGCATCAGAGTGACCAATACCGAAGGAAAAATGTTATATTTACTGGCTCAGAACCGGGGAAAAGCGGTCTCCCATGATGCCATTTCCCTGGCTATCTGGGGCGAAACGACTCCCGATGCCGCCAATTCCATCCGGGTGCACATGCGTAATTTACGACAGAAATTGGCGCAATTGGACCTCGGTGACCTCATCGCCACGCGCTCCGGCGCTGGTTACCTGATGAAAAAGTAG